The Pleuronectes platessa chromosome 13, fPlePla1.1, whole genome shotgun sequence genome includes a window with the following:
- the LOC128454538 gene encoding espin-like protein, translating to MQLDVDEVVIVERKAELLLLRMSRVNMETSKPVKEVLPLPRHPASPLAPSSKNPTTGSIQHLQLASSVVTSFHLKPPERDLTLMSHMKSLKSLKHAGFTAVFTGQPRLDSEEVLAAEPIVDVILADIDSLVPTYDEAGCPIAEWKRQVMVRQLQVRLQDDEEQRRQDTTNGYTTEDGWKYSEAHNAVLGPFGELLTEDDLVYLQQQIETVSLQKHCRAYELELTRLTEELRAILPDPIVNISLNTEVLQQLDAESKIHLTLPVWCSRVSEIVKSMSLLVANLSQTTEIPHIGMASAFSHRLEANSYSRARRERVEMEIQQSGVSVRNLRSNFEGQIGGIYPFAGVVSGGHVMRNQAAVGATGGNDPDGRTGSSGDLSYGEAPKKVVPVKETSSLRKERIVVLFLSHWKKSAYAISVRAAKRRDEQEAASGRVTAAPPQKKITSMFQFCQQRGAVDKILKTWRSNFELKEGPKSCSSSSRVTYSPEQFLPDVDGVAVSHDSLTLDLFMLGYFHILEQELFPEERKMRHLLCFEVFDHVGGFPWEKVRDFHKAVLQEIQAGRRQWSDGFEDIKVHFFGESRTCYRASSAPSSSSLLPDSRLVPKVIVHTAFPDEFSGDTHASCLKNEDICKYIDRSFAFWKEKEAELFDFEHRS from the exons ATGCAGCTCGACGTGGATGAGGTGGTCATTGTGGAGCGG AAAgctgagctcctgctgctgcgaATGAGCAGGGTCAACATGGAGACCAGCAAG CCAGTGAAAGAGGTGCTGCCCCTCCCTCGTCACCCTGCCTCCCCCCTTGCTCCCTCTTCTAAAAACCCCACCACCGGCTCCATCCAGCATTTGCAGCTGGCCTCCTCAG TGGTGACGTCGTTCCACCTGAAGCCTCCAGAGAGGGATCTGACCCTCATGTCTCACATGAAGTCTCTAAAGTCTCTGAAGCACGCTGGCTTCACAGCTGTCTTCACTGGACAACCG AGGCTTGACAGTGAGGAGGTTTTAGCGGCAGAGCCAATCGTTGATGTGATCCTGGCCGACATTGACTCTCTGGTGCCCACGTACGATGAAGCCGGCTGCCCCATAGCAGAGTGGAAACGACAGGTGATGGTGCGGCAGCTGCAGGTCCGGCTGCAGGACGATGAGGAACAAAGGAGACAG GACACGACTAATGGCTACACAACAGAGGACGGCTGGAAGTATTCCGAGGCGCACAACGCAGTCCTGGGGCCTTTCGGGGAGCTGCTGACCGAGGACGACCTGGTgtacctgcagcagcagatagAGACTGTGTCCCTGCAGAAACACTGCCGGGCCTACGAGCTGGAGCTGACCCGGCTGACCGAGGAGCTGAGGGCCATTTTACCCGACCCCATTGTCAACATCTCTCTTAACACTGAGGTCCTACAGCAGCTGGACGCAGAGAGCAAAATACACCTGACTTTGCCAGTGTGGTGCAGTCGTGTCTCAGAGATTGTTAAGAGCATGTCTCTGCTGGTGGCCAACCTGAGCCAAACCACAGA GATACCTCATATAGGTATGGCGTCTGCTTTCAGCCATCGTTTAGAAGCCAACAGCTACAGCAGAGCgcggagagagagggtggagatGGAGATCCAACAGTCTGGGGTGTCGGTGAGAAACCTCAGATCCAACTTCGAAGGTCAGATTGGTGGCATTTATCCCTTCGCTGGCGTCGTGAGTGGAGGCCACGTCATGAGGAACCAGGCAGCGGTTGGGGCCACAGGAGGAAACGACCCAGACGGCAGAACGGGAAGCAGCGGTGATTTGAGCTATGGCGAAGCTCCTAAAAAAGTCGTACCTGTGAAGGAGACTAGCAGCTTGAGGAAAGAGCGCATAGTGGTGCTGTTCCTGAGCCACTGGAAAAAATCTGCATACGCTATTTCAGTGAGAGCGGCGAAAcggagagacgagcaggaggcggCATCAGGTAGAGTGACAGCAGCGCCGCCCCAAAAGAAAATCACCTCCATGTTTCAGTTCTGCCAGCAACGAGGCGCCGTAGACAAGATTCTGAAAACCTGGAGGAGTAACTTCGAACTCAAAGAGGGGCCGAAGTCCTGTTCGTCCTCCTCTCGGGTAACCTACTCCCCAGAACAATTCCTGCCCGATGTGGACGGCGTCGCGGTGAGCCACGACAGCTTGACCCTTGACCTCTTCATGCTGGGATACTTCCACATCCTAGAGCAGGAACTGTTCCccgaggagaggaagatgaggcaTCTCCTCTGCTTCGAGGTCTTCGACCACGTGGGCGGTTTCCCCTGGGAGAAGGTGCGGGACTTCCACAAGGCAGTGTTACAGGAAATCCAGGCCGGGAGGCGACAGTGGAGCGACGGCTTCGAGGACATCAAAGTTCACTTCTTTGGGGAATCGAGGACATGTTACCGTGCATCATCAGCaccatcgtcatcatcattGTTGCCAGATTCCAGACTAGTACCCAAAGTCATAGTTCATACTGCTTTCCCAGACGAGTTTAGTGGCGACACACACGCTtcttgtttaaaaaatgaagaCATTTGTAAATACATCGACCGCAGCTTTGCCttctggaaagagaaggaggccGAGCTGTTTGATTTTGAACATCGGTCTTGA
- the LOC128454834 gene encoding ras-related protein Rab-6B isoform X1: MSAGGDLGNPLRKFKLVFLGEQSVGKTSLITRFMYDSFDNTYQATIGIDFLSKTMYLEDRTVRLQLWDTAGQERFRSLIPSYIRDSTVAVVVYDITNVNSFQQTCKWIDDVRTERGSDVIIMLVGNKTDLEEKRQITIEEGEQRAKELNVMFIETSAKTGCNVKQLFRRVAAALPGMESLDDANPEGMIDIKLDKPAEPSVPEGGCSC, from the exons ATGTCAGCTGGAGGAGATTTGGGGAACCCCCTGAGGAAATTTAAACTGGTGTTTCTGGGCGAGCAGAGCG TGGGGAAAACATCTCTCATCACTAGATTCATGTACGACAGTTTCGACAACACGTATCAG GCGACCATCGGAATCGACTTCCTATCGAAGACGATGTACCTTGAAGACCGAACA gTAAGGCTCCAACTGTGGGATACAGCTGGACAGGAACGTTTCAGGAGCCTCATCCCGAGCTACATACGAGACTCTACTGTAGCTGTGGTTGTCTATGACATCACAA ATGTGAACTCCTTCCAGCAGACCTGCAAATGGATCGATGATgtcaggacagagagaggaagtgatgtcatcatCATGCTTGTCGGCAACAAAACAGATCtggaagagaagag GCAAATCACGATTGAGGAAGGCGAGCAGAGAGCCAAAGAGCTGAACGTCATGTTCATCGAGACCAGTGCCAAAACAGGCTGCAATGTCAAACAG CTGTTTCGTCGGGTTGCAGCAGCCCTACCTGGAATGGAAAGCTTGGACGATGCAAATCCTGAAGGCA TGATCGACATCAAGCTGGACAAACCGGCAGAGCCTAGCGTCCCCGAGGGCGGGTGCTCATGTTAA
- the LOC128454834 gene encoding ras-related protein Rab-6B isoform X2, whose translation MSAGGDLGNPLRKFKLVFLGEQSVGKTSLITRFMYDSFDNTYQATIGIDFLSKTMYLEDRTLFRRVAAALPGMESLDDANPEGMIDIKLDKPAEPSVPEGGCSC comes from the exons ATGTCAGCTGGAGGAGATTTGGGGAACCCCCTGAGGAAATTTAAACTGGTGTTTCTGGGCGAGCAGAGCG TGGGGAAAACATCTCTCATCACTAGATTCATGTACGACAGTTTCGACAACACGTATCAG GCGACCATCGGAATCGACTTCCTATCGAAGACGATGTACCTTGAAGACCGAACA CTGTTTCGTCGGGTTGCAGCAGCCCTACCTGGAATGGAAAGCTTGGACGATGCAAATCCTGAAGGCA TGATCGACATCAAGCTGGACAAACCGGCAGAGCCTAGCGTCCCCGAGGGCGGGTGCTCATGTTAA